ATAAAGACGATATTCCAGATTTCTATATAACGGTCACCATCTTCTTCTGGACTTCCCGGCGGGCCGCCCCAAATATGATCACCGTGGTCAAAGAAAATCTCCGAACACGGGCCGCAGGGACCGGTATCCCCCATTTGCCAGAAATTGTCCGAGGCGTAAGCACTGCCTTTATTGTCACCAATACGAATGATGCGTTCGCGCGGTACACCAATCTCTTTTTCCCAAATTTCAAAGGCTTCGTCGTCAGTCTCGTAGACTGTTACCCAAAGTTTTTCTTTCGGCAGACCAAACCACTGGTCGCTGGTCAGCAGCTCCCAGGCAAAGGCAATGGCCTCCTGCTTGAAGTAATCACCAAAGCTAAAGTTGCCTAGCATCTCGAAGAAGGTGTGATGGCGCGCGGTATAACCGACATTTTCCAGGTCATTGTGTTTCCCACCGGCACGTACGCAACGCTGGGAACTGGTAGCACGGGAATAGCTGCGCTTATCCTGGCCAAGAAAAACGTCTTTGAACTGGTTCATCCCCGCGTTGGTGAATAGCAGCGTCGGGTCGTTATTAGGAACGAGGGAGCTACTGGCTACAACCTGATGTCCCTTGCTCTGGAAAAAGTCGAGAAACGATTGACGGATCTCCGCAGTGCTCTTGCTCATATTTGTCCTGAATCACGCTAACGAATATTTCGTGGGTCTTACTATGCCGCTACTGCTTCGACTGCGGCGACGCACGAACAAAAAGTGAGGGATAAGATAAATTTTCTTCAGGGGGAAGTAAAATCGGATTGATGTTCAATGACCAAAATTCTCGTAAATAGCGCGGATATCTTCCATATAGAAGCCTTTAGTCATCAGATAGCGCTGCACTTTTACTTTCTGCTCCCACGCAGTGGGAAGAGGATGCCCGAATTTACGTTCGGCCAGGTTAAAAGCCTGGCTCTGCCAGTCTATTTCGGCGGCAGACAGCGCCTCATCAATCAAACTTTTTTCCACCCCCTTCTGCCCAAGCTCCTGACGGATGCGCTGCGGCCCGTAGCCTTTGCGGCTGCGCCCAGCCAGATAACGTTCGGCAAAATGCGCATCATCCAGCCAGCCGTGCTGATAACACCAGTCAACGACCTTATCGAGCTCTTCCGCGCTCGGCGGTTCCGGTGGGGTTTCGCTTTTCGCGAATCGCGCGGCACGCTCGCTGGATTGCACCAACTTACGGCGAAACTCTGCCTCACTGTGATCGCGCATCGCAAGGATGCGCGTTGCCCGCTCCAGCAGTTTCGCATGGCGGGTTCGTTCAGTGGTATCTGACATAGCGGCACCCACGAATGTTAATGAAACAGGCTGAAAAGTTCAGGGTAGCGTTTGATGGCGATGCTTGCGAGTAAAAATCGTATTAGGTTGATGACGATAGTCTAATTTATCGATAGTACGAGGGGGGCTGATTTTAACAATGGTAAGAAGGGGCTCTCTGTCAGCCCCCTTTCGACATGGGTCATTCTGTAGTGAATGGCAGGACGGAGCGCCCAAAACTAAGGACGCCCCAGCAGGTATCAGAAGTTTTCTTTAGCTTCGCTGCCTTCATCCACTTCATGCGCAGCCGGGGTGAAATCAGGCTTATCGTCCTGATTGCCCAGCAGCATTTCACGCAGCTTAGCATCAATTTCATTGGCAATAGCCGAGTTTTCCTTGAGGAAGTTACCCGCATTCGCTTTACCCTGACCAATTTTATCGCCGTTGTAGCTATACCAGGCGCCTGCTTTTTCAATCAGCTTATGCTTCACGCCCAGGTCAACAAGTTCACCGAAAATGTTGATCCCTTCGCCATACATAATCTGGAATTCAGCCTGCTTGAATGGGGCTGCAACTTTGTTCTTCACCACTTTAACGCGAGTTTCGCTGCCGACCACTTCATCGCCCTCTTTAATCGCACCGATACGGCGAATATCAAGACGAA
This DNA window, taken from Erwinia tasmaniensis Et1/99, encodes the following:
- a CDS encoding regulatory protein RecX, with translation MSDTTERTRHAKLLERATRILAMRDHSEAEFRRKLVQSSERAARFAKSETPPEPPSAEELDKVVDWCYQHGWLDDAHFAERYLAGRSRKGYGPQRIRQELGQKGVEKSLIDEALSAAEIDWQSQAFNLAERKFGHPLPTAWEQKVKVQRYLMTKGFYMEDIRAIYENFGH